A genomic region of Luteibacter aegosomatissinici contains the following coding sequences:
- a CDS encoding DUF2199 domain-containing protein, whose product MAHDSELFELAYHRPDAVVAMDDDERAQRVRESNDICRIDNARFFLRGILPLPVHDRADGYMLGVWVEVSEGSFSRIHKLWTDPDQADEPAFDATLANEVRHHPGSLGLAVTLQLTGPTTRPSVFLVDDGHPLAVEQREGISFHRATEYTYGQPDTAV is encoded by the coding sequence TTGGCCCACGACAGCGAGCTATTTGAACTGGCCTACCATCGGCCCGATGCCGTCGTTGCCATGGATGATGACGAGCGTGCCCAGCGCGTGCGTGAATCGAACGATATCTGCAGGATCGATAACGCCCGTTTCTTCCTGCGCGGAATCCTGCCATTGCCTGTCCACGACCGCGCGGACGGCTACATGCTCGGCGTCTGGGTCGAAGTGTCAGAGGGGTCTTTCAGCCGTATCCATAAGCTGTGGACCGATCCAGATCAGGCGGATGAGCCGGCATTCGACGCAACGCTGGCCAACGAGGTGCGCCACCACCCAGGAAGCCTTGGCCTGGCCGTGACGCTCCAGCTCACCGGCCCAACGACGCGGCCATCGGTATTCCTTGTCGATGACGGACACCCTCTCGCCGTCGAACAGCGAGAGGGCATCAGCTTCCACCGCGCCACCGAATACACCTACGGCCAACCCGACACCGCCGTGTAG
- a CDS encoding methylmalonyl-CoA mutase family protein, whose protein sequence is MSSQPKHIPASNTDAEAKPLRFVTAASLFDGHDAAINIMRRIIQSQGAEVIHLGHNRSVEDVVRAALQEDADAIALSSYQGGHVEYFKYMVDMLRERGAGHVRVFGGGGGTITPEEIRELQAYGVERIYHPNDGMKLGLVEMIEDVMTRTRNAQKARAEAVPAAASIDDEISIGAMLSAIEEDGLPATELERLRKEWKLAGGKTPVLGLTGTGGAGKSSVVDELLLRFLHAFPEMRIAVLAVDPTRRRSGGALLGDRIRMNSLRSHRVYMRSMATRRQHAATSVVLHDCIDFLKAQAYDLVIVETAGIGQSDSEIVDLVDFPVYVMTSEYGAASQLEKIDMLDFAELVVLNKFDKRGAEDALRDVRKQWKRNRTAFNLADDKVPVYPTIASQFNDPGVTWMFDNLCRLLREKLSLPATGWTPDLDTSLREPRATVLIPGSRVRYLAEIAEQGRGVNASIAKQAEAAAKAQHYYESLKDIGDEALPRAFDLYDHAQLSVEGDRSLSTLRQRYNTAVRELSSEAINLLREWPVRFASVTAEYNEYTVRDKVIRVENYRESLSHQKIPKVSPPKTKDWGEQLSFLMRENLPGHYPYTGGVFPYRRAGEDPTRMFAGEGTPERTNRRFHYLSLGGAAARLSTAFDSVTLYGEDPAPRPDIYGKIGNSGVSIATLDDMKKLYSGFDLSAPSTSVSMTINGPAPIILAMFMNTAIDQNIEKYLNEEPARWEAVNARIAELYPDGNRPRYNGDLPAGNNGLGLGLLGVSGEEVVDDATYARIKAYTLATVRGTVQADILKEDQAQNTCIFSTEFALRMMGDIQQYFVDHKVRNFYSVSISGYHIAEAGANPISQLAFTLSNGFTIVEYYLARGMQIDDFAPNLSFFFSNGMDPEYTVIGRVARRIWARAMRERYGASARSQMLKYHIQTSGRSLHAQEIQFNDIRTTLQALYALFDNCNSLHTNAYDEAITTPTEESVRRAVAIQLIINRELGLNFNENPWQGSFIVDELTDLVEEAVYKEFEAISERGGVLGAMDTMYQRGKIQEESMYYEHKKHDGSLPLIGVNTFLPKDHGGEIATEIELIRSTPEEKGQQIDNVQLYGKARNGLAPESLRTLQNTARDRRNVFEQLMDAVKHNSLGQISHALYDVGGEYRRNM, encoded by the coding sequence ATGAGCTCGCAGCCCAAGCATATCCCCGCCAGCAACACCGACGCGGAGGCGAAGCCGCTGCGTTTCGTCACGGCGGCGAGCCTGTTCGATGGCCATGACGCGGCGATCAACATCATGCGCCGCATCATCCAGAGCCAGGGCGCCGAGGTGATCCACCTGGGCCATAACCGCTCGGTGGAAGATGTGGTGCGCGCGGCGCTGCAGGAAGATGCCGACGCCATCGCGCTGTCGTCCTACCAGGGCGGCCATGTCGAATACTTCAAGTACATGGTCGACATGCTGCGCGAACGCGGCGCCGGCCACGTGCGTGTGTTCGGTGGCGGTGGCGGCACCATCACACCGGAGGAGATCCGCGAGCTGCAGGCGTACGGCGTCGAGCGCATTTATCACCCGAACGATGGCATGAAGCTCGGCCTCGTCGAGATGATCGAAGACGTGATGACGCGCACCCGCAACGCGCAGAAGGCCCGCGCGGAAGCCGTGCCTGCCGCCGCGTCGATCGATGATGAAATCTCCATCGGTGCCATGCTGTCGGCGATCGAGGAAGACGGGCTACCGGCCACCGAGCTGGAGCGCCTGCGCAAGGAATGGAAGCTCGCCGGTGGCAAGACCCCGGTGCTGGGCCTTACCGGTACCGGTGGCGCAGGTAAGTCGTCGGTCGTGGACGAACTGCTGCTGCGCTTCCTGCATGCGTTCCCCGAGATGCGCATTGCCGTGCTCGCGGTCGACCCGACCCGCCGTCGTAGCGGCGGTGCCCTGCTGGGCGATCGCATCCGCATGAACTCCCTGCGCAGCCACCGCGTGTACATGCGTTCCATGGCCACGCGCCGCCAGCATGCGGCCACGTCGGTGGTGCTGCACGATTGCATCGATTTCCTCAAAGCCCAGGCGTATGACCTGGTGATCGTCGAGACCGCTGGTATTGGCCAGAGCGACTCGGAAATCGTCGACCTGGTGGATTTCCCGGTCTACGTAATGACGAGCGAGTACGGCGCGGCCAGCCAGCTCGAAAAGATCGACATGCTCGATTTCGCCGAGCTCGTGGTGCTCAACAAGTTCGACAAGCGTGGCGCGGAAGACGCGCTGCGCGACGTGCGCAAGCAGTGGAAGCGCAACCGCACCGCGTTCAACCTGGCCGACGACAAGGTGCCGGTGTATCCCACGATCGCCAGCCAGTTCAACGATCCGGGCGTGACCTGGATGTTCGACAACCTGTGTCGCCTGCTGCGCGAAAAGCTTTCGCTGCCGGCCACGGGCTGGACCCCGGACCTCGACACCAGCCTGCGCGAGCCGCGCGCCACGGTGCTCATCCCGGGCAGTCGCGTGCGCTACCTGGCGGAAATCGCGGAGCAGGGCCGTGGCGTGAACGCCTCCATCGCGAAGCAGGCCGAGGCCGCCGCGAAGGCGCAGCATTACTACGAATCACTGAAGGATATCGGTGACGAGGCGTTGCCGCGCGCCTTCGACCTGTACGACCACGCGCAGCTAAGCGTGGAGGGCGATCGTTCGCTCTCGACCCTGCGCCAGCGCTATAACACCGCGGTTCGCGAACTCAGCAGCGAGGCGATCAACCTGCTGCGCGAGTGGCCGGTACGCTTTGCCTCGGTCACCGCCGAGTACAACGAGTACACGGTCCGCGACAAAGTGATCCGCGTGGAAAACTACCGCGAATCGCTGAGCCACCAGAAGATCCCCAAGGTGTCGCCGCCGAAGACGAAGGACTGGGGCGAACAGCTCTCGTTTCTCATGCGCGAAAACCTGCCGGGCCACTACCCGTACACCGGTGGCGTGTTCCCGTACCGCCGCGCCGGTGAAGATCCGACCCGCATGTTCGCGGGCGAGGGCACCCCGGAGCGCACCAACCGCCGCTTCCATTACCTCTCGCTGGGCGGTGCCGCCGCACGCCTTTCCACGGCATTCGATTCGGTCACGCTGTACGGCGAAGACCCGGCCCCTCGCCCGGATATCTACGGCAAGATCGGTAACTCCGGCGTGTCGATCGCCACGTTGGACGACATGAAGAAGCTGTACTCCGGTTTCGACCTGTCCGCGCCCAGTACTTCGGTCTCGATGACGATCAACGGCCCTGCGCCGATCATCCTCGCCATGTTCATGAACACGGCGATCGACCAGAACATCGAGAAGTACCTGAATGAGGAGCCCGCGCGCTGGGAGGCGGTGAACGCCCGCATCGCCGAGCTATACCCCGATGGCAACCGCCCGCGTTACAACGGCGACCTGCCGGCCGGCAACAACGGCCTCGGCCTTGGCCTGCTCGGCGTATCAGGTGAGGAAGTGGTGGACGATGCAACCTACGCGCGGATCAAGGCCTATACCCTGGCCACGGTGCGCGGCACGGTGCAGGCGGACATCCTGAAGGAAGACCAGGCGCAGAACACCTGCATCTTCAGCACCGAGTTTGCCCTGCGCATGATGGGCGATATCCAGCAGTACTTCGTGGACCACAAGGTCCGCAACTTCTATTCGGTATCGATCTCCGGTTATCACATCGCCGAAGCGGGCGCGAACCCGATCAGCCAGCTCGCTTTCACGCTGTCGAACGGCTTCACCATCGTCGAGTACTACCTCGCCCGTGGCATGCAGATCGACGATTTCGCACCGAATCTGTCGTTCTTCTTCTCCAACGGCATGGACCCGGAATACACGGTGATCGGCCGCGTGGCCCGCCGCATCTGGGCCCGCGCCATGCGCGAGCGCTACGGTGCAAGCGCGCGCAGCCAGATGCTGAAGTACCACATCCAGACCTCCGGCCGCTCGCTGCACGCACAGGAAATCCAGTTCAACGATATCCGCACCACGCTGCAGGCGCTGTACGCGCTGTTTGACAACTGCAACAGCCTGCACACCAACGCATACGACGAGGCGATCACCACGCCGACCGAGGAGAGCGTGCGCCGCGCCGTGGCCATCCAGCTCATCATCAATCGTGAGCTCGGCCTCAACTTCAACGAGAACCCGTGGCAGGGAAGCTTCATCGTCGATGAGCTGACCGACCTGGTCGAAGAAGCGGTGTACAAGGAGTTCGAGGCGATCAGCGAGCGCGGCGGCGTGCTCGGCGCCATGGATACCATGTACCAGCGCGGCAAGATCCAGGAAGAATCGATGTACTACGAGCACAAGAAGCACGACGGTTCGCTTCCGCTCATCGGCGTCAACACCTTCCTGCCCAAGGACCACGGCGGCGAGATCGCCACCGAGATCGAACTCATCCGCTCCACGCCGGAAGAAAAGGGCCAGCAGATCGACAACGTGCAGCTCTACGGCAAGGCCCGCAACGGCCTGGCTCCGGAAAGCCTGCGTACCCTGCAGAACACCGCCCGCGACCGCCGCAACGTATTCGAGCAACTGATGGACGCCGTGAAGCACAACAGCCTCGGCCAGATCAGCCACGCCCTCTACGACGTAGGCGGCGAATACCGCCGCAACATGTAA
- a CDS encoding LysR family transcriptional regulator gives MRSGLTELEAVLAVARHGSFRSAAAELEMSTSALSQSVAALEARIGTRLFHRTTRSVRLTDAGARFVEDIGPAVSGIRDAIARAGEASDELVGTLRLNTSGGAARRLMQPLLIPYMQRYPRVQLELVTEARMIDIVRDGYDAGFRTTDIVPGDMVAVPLGPRIRHLVVGSPGYFAKHGRPESPGDLATHVSVRARMASGHIYHWEFERHGEALSVDVPGTVTLDDPVLLREAALAGIGLVYLSEYDVEADLAAGRLESVLGEWTPPFDRLALYYPGRRHVPATLRALIDLIREIT, from the coding sequence ATGCGCAGTGGCCTGACTGAACTGGAGGCCGTGCTGGCCGTGGCCCGGCATGGCAGCTTTCGCAGCGCGGCGGCCGAGCTGGAAATGTCCACGTCGGCGCTGAGCCAGTCGGTGGCGGCCCTGGAGGCCCGGATCGGCACCCGGCTATTCCACCGAACGACCCGCAGCGTACGTCTGACCGACGCCGGGGCGCGCTTCGTGGAAGACATTGGCCCGGCCGTCTCAGGCATCCGCGACGCCATTGCCAGGGCGGGCGAGGCGAGCGACGAACTGGTGGGTACCTTGCGGCTCAATACCTCGGGCGGCGCGGCCCGCCGCCTCATGCAGCCGCTGCTCATTCCGTACATGCAGCGCTACCCCCGCGTGCAGCTGGAACTCGTCACCGAGGCGCGGATGATTGACATCGTCCGGGACGGCTACGACGCCGGCTTTCGTACGACGGATATCGTGCCGGGCGACATGGTGGCTGTGCCGCTGGGGCCGCGGATCCGCCACCTGGTCGTGGGCTCGCCGGGCTACTTCGCAAAGCACGGCCGTCCCGAAAGCCCGGGCGACCTGGCCACGCACGTCTCGGTCCGCGCCCGCATGGCTTCGGGCCACATTTATCACTGGGAGTTCGAACGCCATGGGGAAGCCCTGAGCGTGGACGTCCCGGGCACGGTAACCCTCGATGATCCGGTGCTGCTCCGCGAGGCGGCCCTGGCCGGTATCGGGCTGGTCTACCTCAGCGAGTACGACGTCGAGGCGGATCTGGCGGCCGGCCGCCTGGAAAGCGTGCTGGGCGAGTGGACGCCACCCTTCGACCGGCTCGCACTTTATTACCCCGGGCGCCGCCATGTACCGGCCACCTTGCGCGCCCTGATCGACCTCATCAGGGAAATAACCTAG
- a CDS encoding SGNH/GDSL hydrolase family protein has protein sequence MPRKVVSRASALLQVLLATCLMALACASHAAERPRRILFVGNSLTYVNNLPGATASLAPAGVAVDAFALPGASLVDDEHNARLADLLTKGRYTDVIFQERGGNAVCMGQGCMESDDFRATERASKALADAARVGGARVYYLGTYQGNPAIVPLLIAGEQRIARQMGARYIEIGRTWLSFRRAEPAGAWLHSDGQHPGYATTALMAIRVWQAVSGETAHAVPCVGGTLYYQSPSEDGFFRVDRAATPVTCLVSSAQAELMGASPLPPGA, from the coding sequence ATGCCCCGCAAGGTCGTATCGCGCGCAAGCGCGCTCCTGCAGGTGCTTCTCGCAACGTGTCTCATGGCATTGGCCTGCGCCAGCCACGCAGCCGAGCGCCCCCGTCGCATCCTCTTCGTGGGCAACAGCCTCACCTACGTCAACAACCTCCCCGGCGCCACGGCATCGCTGGCGCCGGCGGGCGTGGCCGTCGACGCGTTCGCGCTACCCGGCGCGTCACTGGTCGATGATGAGCACAACGCGCGCCTGGCCGACCTGCTGACGAAGGGCCGCTACACCGATGTGATCTTCCAGGAGCGCGGAGGTAATGCCGTATGCATGGGGCAGGGCTGCATGGAAAGCGACGACTTCAGGGCGACGGAGCGTGCCAGCAAGGCGCTGGCTGATGCGGCAAGGGTAGGTGGGGCCAGGGTCTACTACCTGGGAACCTACCAGGGGAATCCCGCGATCGTGCCCCTTCTGATCGCCGGTGAACAAAGGATCGCTCGCCAGATGGGAGCGCGATACATCGAGATTGGCAGGACGTGGCTCAGCTTCCGACGGGCCGAACCCGCGGGCGCTTGGCTGCATAGCGACGGCCAGCACCCCGGCTATGCCACGACGGCGCTCATGGCGATACGTGTATGGCAGGCTGTGTCGGGAGAGACCGCCCATGCCGTGCCGTGTGTCGGCGGCACCCTCTACTATCAGTCGCCCAGCGAAGATGGCTTCTTTCGCGTGGACCGCGCCGCTACGCCAGTTACCTGCCTCGTTTCATCTGCACAGGCTGAATTGATGGGTGCGTCGCCCCTGCCCCCCGGCGCGTGA
- a CDS encoding RDD family protein produces METESQTDLAASSPAPMAALWRRYLGFLIDWIILSLGGVIVGLVLFDPLVRLGPWARVIGFVIATVYFGVGDSGWGGAGSPGKKVLGMRVVDASGRVIGLGRSLLRAALLCAPVILNSIFVHRPGEWGLLALDGLTGGWLVATLYVLVFNRGTKQGLHDLATGTFVVHGRATRMGLGGYTFWRPHLIIATVCVALSVPAALAGLPVYMHFAPGLNHEVTTAPDTGPVEVVNAKLKWDLKKKGDSGRPECLSALFQLRGTGVLDEHLARTLSMQMIAHYRCQVVTSLTVRMQYGFDMGFSSGTAFHDFVIDEADLTRSP; encoded by the coding sequence ATGGAAACCGAATCGCAGACGGACCTGGCGGCATCGTCGCCCGCACCCATGGCGGCCCTTTGGCGGCGCTACCTGGGATTCCTCATCGACTGGATCATTCTTTCCCTTGGCGGCGTCATCGTCGGCCTGGTCCTGTTCGACCCGCTGGTCCGGCTAGGGCCGTGGGCCCGCGTCATCGGCTTCGTGATTGCCACCGTGTACTTCGGTGTGGGCGATAGCGGGTGGGGCGGCGCCGGCTCCCCAGGCAAGAAGGTGCTGGGCATGCGCGTCGTGGACGCGAGCGGGCGGGTTATCGGCCTCGGCCGCTCGTTGCTGCGTGCCGCGCTGCTATGCGCCCCCGTTATCCTCAACAGCATCTTCGTGCACCGTCCCGGCGAATGGGGCTTGCTGGCGCTCGATGGCCTGACCGGTGGCTGGCTCGTGGCGACGCTGTATGTCCTGGTCTTCAACCGCGGTACGAAGCAGGGTCTGCACGATCTGGCCACCGGAACGTTCGTAGTGCACGGGCGCGCCACCCGGATGGGCCTCGGGGGTTACACGTTCTGGCGGCCCCACCTCATCATCGCCACCGTGTGCGTCGCGCTCTCGGTACCGGCGGCACTTGCTGGCCTTCCGGTGTATATGCACTTCGCGCCGGGCCTGAACCACGAGGTGACCACGGCGCCCGACACGGGGCCGGTCGAGGTCGTGAACGCCAAGCTCAAATGGGACCTGAAGAAGAAGGGCGATAGCGGCCGGCCGGAATGCCTTTCGGCACTTTTTCAGTTGCGCGGCACGGGCGTGCTGGATGAGCACCTGGCGCGCACGCTGAGCATGCAGATGATCGCCCATTATCGCTGCCAGGTGGTGACGAGCCTGACGGTACGCATGCAATACGGCTTCGACATGGGCTTTTCCAGCGGTACGGCCTTCCACGACTTCGTCATCGATGAAGCGGACCTGACCCGGTCGCCTTGA
- a CDS encoding aldehyde dehydrogenase family protein, producing the protein MYDLNQIYVDGAFVTPHGEERFELFNPATEAVIGTVRLADAEDAQHAIAAAKRALPAWSRTTLPERAALLRRMHDAIAAREDALFAAITEEYGAPVSRSRWMAQYAAQVFLNAIDAMEHFEFERKMGIAHVVMQPVGVVGLITPWNSNASFITGKLASALAAGCTAVIKPSEMSALQTRVVMEALHEAGAPAGVFNIVTGRGDVVGAAITASPDVRKVSFTGSTAVGKSILRAAADDVKRVTLELGGKSPTIILDDADFATAVPLAIQAGFMNSGQACVAGTRLLVPRSRLAEFEALATEAVNACVSGNPANMDTTIGPMVSQKQWDRVQGYIRKGIEEGARVLAGGEGRPEGNDRGWLVRPTLFTDVRNDMAIARDEIFGPVLAIIAYDDEEEAIAIANDTTYGLSAYIATTDLARGARVAARIDAGRVLVNTLTHEPKAPFGGFKQSGLGRENGVLGLEPYLEPKAIVGL; encoded by the coding sequence ATGTATGACCTCAACCAGATCTATGTCGATGGCGCTTTTGTCACCCCGCATGGCGAGGAGCGCTTCGAGCTGTTCAACCCAGCCACGGAGGCCGTGATCGGCACGGTGCGCCTGGCCGATGCCGAAGATGCCCAGCACGCTATCGCCGCCGCGAAACGCGCCCTGCCCGCCTGGTCGCGCACCACACTCCCGGAGCGCGCCGCCCTGCTCCGCCGCATGCACGATGCGATTGCCGCACGTGAGGATGCGTTGTTCGCGGCCATTACCGAGGAATACGGCGCGCCGGTATCGCGTTCGCGCTGGATGGCGCAGTACGCCGCGCAGGTGTTCCTCAACGCCATCGATGCCATGGAGCACTTCGAATTCGAGCGAAAGATGGGCATCGCCCATGTTGTCATGCAACCGGTCGGCGTGGTCGGCCTGATCACGCCGTGGAACAGCAATGCGAGCTTTATCACCGGCAAGCTGGCGTCGGCGCTCGCTGCCGGCTGCACGGCGGTGATCAAGCCGAGCGAGATGAGCGCGCTGCAGACGCGCGTGGTGATGGAAGCGCTGCATGAAGCGGGCGCGCCCGCCGGTGTATTCAACATCGTGACCGGCCGCGGTGATGTGGTCGGCGCGGCGATTACCGCCAGCCCCGATGTACGCAAGGTGTCATTCACCGGGTCCACCGCCGTAGGCAAGAGCATCCTGCGCGCCGCGGCCGATGACGTGAAGCGCGTCACCCTGGAGCTCGGCGGCAAGTCGCCGACCATCATCCTGGACGATGCCGACTTCGCCACCGCCGTGCCGCTGGCCATCCAGGCCGGCTTCATGAACAGCGGGCAGGCGTGCGTCGCTGGTACGCGCCTCCTGGTCCCGCGCTCACGTCTGGCCGAATTCGAAGCGCTCGCGACTGAAGCGGTGAACGCGTGCGTCTCCGGGAACCCCGCCAACATGGACACGACCATCGGCCCCATGGTGAGCCAGAAGCAGTGGGACCGCGTGCAGGGCTATATCCGCAAGGGCATCGAAGAAGGCGCCCGCGTGCTTGCCGGTGGCGAAGGCCGTCCGGAAGGTAATGATCGCGGCTGGCTGGTGCGCCCCACCCTGTTCACCGATGTGCGCAACGACATGGCCATCGCCCGTGACGAGATTTTCGGGCCGGTGCTCGCCATCATCGCGTACGACGATGAAGAGGAAGCCATCGCCATTGCCAACGACACGACCTACGGTCTATCGGCCTACATCGCCACCACCGATCTCGCCCGTGGCGCACGCGTCGCCGCACGCATCGACGCCGGCCGCGTCCTGGTGAACACCCTCACCCACGAGCCGAAGGCGCCGTTCGGCGGCTTCAAGCAATCGGGCCTGGGCCGCGAGAACGGCGTACTCGGGCTGGAGCCTTACCTGGAGCCGAAGGCCATTGTTGGCCTGTAA
- a CDS encoding DUF3014 domain-containing protein, whose product MSSQSSGSKWLAGVLIVAIVGLGAVFLYREKQARDAAQPSQPVAAASTALPSAPFHDAALPQHPIGPAGASTAALPALDQSDDAILAGLLALTSDGALKTLLRPDAIVSRMVSTIDALPKQTIGMNILPLRTPTGRFQVQPDDGMFVESKKNLERYDTYMYVADHVNPKAAAAWYKRNYPLFQQAYRDLGTNGYFNDRLIEVIDHLLDAPEPKGNLQLLPEKVGYVYANPTYEQLSVGQKFMIRIGTENEAKLKAKLRALREAVLADNPQAAP is encoded by the coding sequence TTGAGCAGTCAGTCGTCGGGTTCGAAGTGGTTGGCAGGCGTGTTGATCGTCGCCATCGTGGGCTTGGGTGCGGTGTTTCTATATCGCGAGAAACAGGCCCGGGATGCGGCACAACCGTCGCAACCGGTGGCGGCGGCCTCGACGGCGCTGCCTTCAGCGCCGTTCCACGATGCGGCCCTGCCACAGCATCCCATCGGCCCGGCCGGCGCCTCCACCGCGGCGCTCCCTGCACTGGACCAGAGTGATGACGCCATCCTGGCAGGCCTGCTGGCGCTGACCAGCGACGGCGCGTTGAAAACCCTGTTACGCCCCGATGCCATCGTCTCGCGCATGGTCTCCACCATCGATGCGCTGCCCAAGCAAACCATCGGCATGAACATCCTGCCGCTGCGCACGCCCACGGGCCGGTTCCAGGTGCAACCCGATGACGGCATGTTCGTCGAATCGAAGAAGAACCTGGAACGCTACGACACCTACATGTACGTGGCCGACCACGTAAATCCCAAGGCCGCCGCGGCCTGGTACAAGCGCAACTACCCGCTGTTCCAGCAGGCCTACCGCGATCTTGGCACCAATGGTTATTTCAACGATCGGCTGATCGAAGTGATCGACCACCTGCTGGATGCGCCGGAACCCAAGGGCAACCTGCAGCTGCTCCCGGAAAAGGTCGGGTACGTTTACGCCAACCCGACGTACGAACAGCTCTCCGTCGGCCAGAAATTCATGATCCGCATCGGCACGGAAAACGAAGCCAAGCTCAAGGCGAAGCTACGCGCGCTGCGCGAAGCAGTGCTGGCCGATAATCCGCAAGCCGCGCCGTAA
- a CDS encoding peptidylprolyl isomerase codes for MLARTCLALALAAAVALPSLAEEAKKSPTPKELLAKSTPADWRTPDPQNLVYMDLPQGRVIIELAQDWTPEHAANIRTLIREHYFDGTQVIRVQDNFVTQWGDADGDDKAKAKSIGTAKATLTPEFTRKGGKPYPFTKLADGDVYAPEVGFSEGFPVARDPKAGEAWIAHCYGTVGVARDTGAETGNGSSLYAIIGQAPRNLDRNLAVAGKVIKGMEILSAYPRGGEPMGFYDKPEQRVTIKSVRIAADVPEAERTPIQVLRTDTKLFAAVVDAKRNRKDDFYTRPAGKIDLCNISVPVRDPSKK; via the coding sequence ATGCTCGCTCGTACCTGCCTCGCGCTCGCCCTTGCCGCCGCCGTGGCGCTGCCCTCCCTTGCCGAAGAGGCGAAGAAGTCGCCCACGCCGAAGGAGCTGCTGGCCAAGTCCACCCCGGCTGACTGGCGCACGCCCGACCCGCAGAATCTCGTGTACATGGACCTGCCGCAGGGGCGCGTCATTATCGAGCTGGCCCAGGACTGGACGCCGGAACATGCCGCGAACATCCGCACCCTGATTCGCGAGCATTACTTCGATGGCACGCAGGTGATCCGCGTGCAGGATAACTTCGTCACCCAGTGGGGCGATGCCGACGGGGATGACAAGGCCAAGGCCAAGAGCATCGGCACGGCCAAGGCCACGCTCACGCCCGAATTCACCCGCAAGGGCGGCAAGCCCTACCCGTTCACCAAGCTTGCCGATGGCGATGTGTACGCGCCGGAAGTGGGCTTCTCCGAAGGTTTCCCTGTCGCCCGTGACCCGAAGGCGGGTGAAGCATGGATCGCCCATTGCTACGGCACGGTGGGCGTGGCCCGCGATACCGGCGCCGAAACCGGCAACGGCAGTTCGCTCTACGCGATCATCGGCCAGGCGCCGCGTAACCTCGATCGCAACCTGGCCGTCGCCGGCAAGGTCATCAAGGGCATGGAAATCCTCTCGGCCTACCCGCGCGGCGGCGAGCCAATGGGCTTCTACGACAAGCCCGAGCAGCGCGTGACGATCAAGAGCGTGCGCATCGCCGCCGATGTGCCCGAAGCCGAACGCACTCCGATCCAGGTGCTGCGTACCGACACCAAGCTGTTCGCCGCCGTGGTCGATGCCAAGCGCAATCGCAAGGATGATTTCTACACCCGCCCGGCGGGGAAGATCGACCTTTGCAATATCAGCGTGCCGGTGCGCGATCCGTCGAAAAAATAA
- a CDS encoding ExbD/TolR family protein, which yields MAFSTKVESSPIAGINVTPLVDVLLVLLIIFMISAPVIAHKNRIDLPIGSAGQPKPVEPLRVTVDPGGMVFLNGTLVSDAALATQLDVAVARSGDDASKAPSIELHARDEAAYDDVARVLALVKAHGVERIDFASD from the coding sequence ATGGCTTTCTCTACGAAGGTCGAGTCGTCCCCCATCGCCGGCATCAACGTCACCCCACTCGTCGACGTGCTGCTGGTGTTGCTCATCATCTTCATGATTTCGGCGCCGGTGATCGCGCACAAGAACCGTATCGATCTACCCATCGGTTCGGCAGGGCAGCCCAAGCCCGTCGAGCCCCTGCGCGTCACGGTTGACCCCGGTGGCATGGTGTTCCTCAACGGCACGCTGGTGAGTGACGCGGCCCTCGCTACGCAATTGGATGTGGCTGTTGCCAGAAGCGGCGACGACGCGTCAAAGGCCCCCAGCATCGAACTCCATGCGCGCGACGAGGCAGCCTATGATGACGTAGCGCGGGTGCTCGCGCTGGTGAAAGCGCACGGCGTAGAGCGCATCGACTTCGCCTCGGACTAA